A segment of the Thermothelomyces thermophilus ATCC 42464 chromosome 7, complete sequence genome:
CCCCCCactctcctcctcttcggtCTCTTCCCCCTCGTCTCTCCCGCCTTCGTCCGACGTCACCCTCTCCATGATGAACTGCTGCACGTCCGCGAAATATTCCGCCATCATCGGCGTGAGGCCGTTGACCTGCGCGCGGATGACGTTGCCGAACCGGCGCTTCATCACCTTGCGCGTGAGGTCCGGGTCGGACCAGCACGCGTGGTCGTTGGCCACGTACACCTGCGAGTGCTCCTTGTACCACGACGACAGATCGCTGTCCACGTCCGACTTGACCGGTCGCAGGCTGCCGTTGACGAAGTTGACCACGCCCGCGACCCGGGACTTGACGTCTACTACCGAGAGGGAGCATAAGTGTTAGCCAAGGGTCAGGGCTCAAGGTTAAGTTCGCGGGGTTTGGGCCCCCCATATAAAGAATGAGCGGGGTAGAGCGGGAGACTTACGTCGATTGATGAGCAGGACCTTGATTCCAAGGTAGGCGTTGCCTACGCCCATCAGGAAGATGTCTTCGACCGAGTCGTACAGCTGCAGGTAGTTGTCCCAGATATAGCACATTAGTTCTTGGACTTGGGCTTGGAGCGTGCGTTCGTCGGCGCGTGGGATGAAGGCATCAGTGTCCTACACGGGAGGATTAGcatggcgatttctccttcTGTTCCTCCCTTCCACTCCCCGTTCTCTTTTTCCCGCTTCTACTTTGGTTTCACCCGTATTCCTTTCTCCATAATGGGCATACGTACCTCTGGGTGCGTGATGTAGTGAGGCACGTTGACATCGATGACTCCGAAGCCTTTCTCAATGGCCCAGTCAATGTAACGCGTGACGCCGTCCGTCTGTTTCCGGTTCAGATGACTTTTTCTTAATAACAGGTCGGCGGGGATATGTAGGTACTCACCACCCATGCGTTGTGAGCCTCCACCGTGTTGTCCAGCGGATCAGGCTGGGCATGCAGTTCCGGCCTGGGAACAGGGTCATCAGTCGAGCCTCAACTACTTGAACGACCATCACTTACGGGTCATGGACGATGACCAGGATCCTGCGAGCTGACTGGATCCCCCTAGTCACCAGCACCTGGTTCTCGAAAGACTTGAATAGTACGTCTCGCTGGATATACAACGGCAGCATGCCGTGCTTCTCGGACAAGACCTGGCGTTGCGCCCGGCGCACCACATCGTGCAGACGCGACGACTCCTGCGCCTGCATCTCCTGGACGTCGACGATGCCGGCGCGCATGCACTCCCAGTACGGCGCCTGATACGCCTGGACCTTGGCCAGCACCTTGGCCGCCTCGCGGCTGATCTTGGGGATCTCCATCTTCGGGGGCGGCTCCCCCATGAGCGTCCGGGCGACGGCCAGCGCCGATTTCGAGATGGCCTCGAGGTCGTAGCCGCCCTCGAGACAGACCGCCACCTTGCCGCCGGCGAGCGACATGAGCATGTGCGTCATGTGGGCGTAGCAGCTGGGCGTGACGAAGCAGGCTCCCAGctcgtcgccggcggcggcgtcgaagCCGGCCGAGATGATGACCAGGTCCGGGTTGAACTCGTGGGCGATGGGCATGACGATCTTCTGGAAGGCCGCCATATACTCACCGTCGCCCATCCCCTGGTCGTGCCAGCCGATGTTGACGTTCTTGCCTAGGCCGGGCCCGGCACCGCAGTGCTCGAGCCCGCCGTCGGGCGTCATCGGGTTATCGGGCTTGCCGGGGTAGAACTCGCCGTTGCGGTAGACGTGGAGAGAAATGTAGAGGATATTGGGGTCGTCGTAGAAGAGGTTCTGGATG
Coding sequences within it:
- a CDS encoding histone deacetylase A-like protein (Contains conserved domains Hist_deacetyl[pfam00850], pfam09757: Arb2 A second fission yeast Argonaute complex (Argonaute siRNA chaperone, ARC) that contains two previously uncharacterized proteins, Arb1 and Arb2, both of which are required for histone H3 Lys9 (H3-K9) methylation, heterochromatin assembly and siRNA generation.), with amino-acid sequence MDIIENDVVMDGEDRRMTDGSSAPNGFLDVTTTGESSIPDATNGQGTSGMSRDEDQDSDPTAYPEHLRRRGLLPTGCCYDDRMKLHANADFGPNPHHPEDPSRIEYIMRTFKKNGLVFTGSDAELIRIIQTEPTKYMWRIPAREATKEEICMVHHPGHFLWVEALSRKSTQELRELSTRMDQGRDSLYVGSMTYEASLISAGGAIETCKSVVAGVVKNAFAIIRPPGHHAEFDAPMGFCLFNNVPIAAKICQADYPDLCRKILILDWDVHHGNGIQNLFYDDPNILYISLHVYRNGEFYPGKPDNPMTPDGGLEHCGAGPGLGKNVNIGWHDQGMGDGEYMAAFQKIVMPIAHEFNPDLVIISAGFDAAAGDELGACFVTPSCYAHMTHMLMSLAGGKVAVCLEGGYDLEAISKSALAVARTLMGEPPPKMEIPKISREAAKVLAKVQAYQAPYWECMRAGIVDVQEMQAQESSRLHDVVRRAQRQVLSEKHGMLPLYIQRDVLFKSFENQVLVTRGIQSARRILVIVHDPPELHAQPDPLDNTVEAHNAWVTDGVTRYIDWAIEKGFGVIDVNVPHYITHPEDTDAFIPRADERTLQAQVQELMCYIWDNYLQLYDSVEDIFLMGVGNAYLGIKVLLINRLDVKSRVAGVVNFVNGSLRPVKSDVDSDLSSWYKEHSQVYVANDHACWSDPDLTRKVMKRRFGNVIRAQVNGLTPMMAEYFADVQQFIMERVTSDEGGRDEGEETEEEESGGR